CGTCGCCCTCGCCGAAGATCGCCTCGAAGCGCTCCATCAGCTCGCGGGGACGCACGAGGACCGGCTGCACGGCCAGCCCCGTCACCTGCTCGAGCACCTCGATCGTCGCGGTGTCGCCGGGATCGGCCATCGCCAGGCGAAGCACCCCGTTGTCGACCGAGATTGGCAGCACGCGAAGCGAGCGCATGAACTCGACCGAGACGTGCTCGAGGCTCGGCGGCTCGGCCGGTATCTCCGAAGCGCGCGCCATCGGCATGTCGTGATAGGCAGCCAGGATCGGCAGAAGGTCGTCCTCGGAAAGGAAGCCGAGCTCGACGAGCATTCGCTCGATTCGCTCGCCCTTCTCGGCCGAGAAGCGCCTCACCTTTCTCAGGTCGTCGGGCGAGACCTTGCCGGAAGCCAGGAGCGCCTCATCCAGGCCGCTCGAGACGACCGGCCCCTCGGGCGGGCGCACGAGGTCGACGCTCTGCTGGGTTGCCATTGGTGCCTTAGCCTGCCCCGCTTCGCGGCCCCGCTCAAGTAGCGATCTGCGCGGCGGGCAGCCCGGGCACCTGGTCTTCGTCGGGCTGCGCCGCACGCTCCAGCAGCGCGACGATCCGCTCGCGCTGGGACCGGATGCCCGTGCCGATGAAAACGCCGCGTGCCCCGCTGCCGCCGATGGCCGGGCCTTCGAGGACCGAGAGCTCGACCCGGCCGCAGACGTACTGGAACAACCAGGTAGGACCTTCGTCCTCGTGAAGGAATCCCTTGGCCCTGAGCACTTGCGGCGGCAGGCCGGCCAGTGCGCTCTCGAAAGCGCGCCGGTCGATGCGCACGGCCGACTTCCACGCGAACGACTCGATCGCGTCCTCGTCGAGGTGACTCTGGGCAGTAGGCGGCTCCTCGGCCGCAGCTCGCGCGGCGGCGCGCGCCGAAGAAGTTGCCAGCAGCAGCTCGGCGCCGGCAAAACGGCCGCCGGGCGCCGCCTCGCAGATGCTCGCACGCGGATTGCGCCGCGCCAGCGAAGTCTTCACGCGCGCGACGCGCGAAGGCGCGGCGACGTCACATTTGGAGACGACGAGAAAATCGGCAGCTTCCACCTGGCGGCGCCCGGCGCGTGTGGCCGCCGCTACTCGCCACGCCGTCGCGTCGACGACGCAGACGATGCTGTCGACGCCGATCCCGCAGCGGCGAAGGCGCTCGGCAACGGGTCCGGGATCGGCCGCACCCGTCGTCTCGATGACGAGGAGCAGAGGGTCCACGCGGCGCACCAGCTCGTCGACGGCAAGGTCGAAGCGGTACTCGTCGATGCTGCAGCAGATGCAGCCGGAAGCGAGCTCGACGACGCGCTCGGCGTGCTCGAAGCCCGCCAGCACCTGCCCGTCGACGCCGATCTCGCCGATTTCGTTGACGATGAGCGCAATGCGGCGAGGATCCTCTTCGCGTGCCAGCAGCGCGCGAAGGAGCGTCGTCTTTCCGCTGCCGAGAAAGCCGGTAACGATGGTCGCGGCAACGCGTGGCGAGGACATCGTCGTTAGCTGCCTGCCCGGTCGTAGCGATCGTGCAGGCGCACGATGTCGTCGAGCTCGGGCGTCGAAGCCTCGAGAAGCTCGACGTCACCGGTAGCCTCGAAGCGGTGGCGGCGCCCCGGCGGCACGTGGAACACGCTACCCGCCTCGAGATCCTCGACGCGAGGCGGACCATCGTCGTCCGACCAGTGCACGCGCAGGGTGCCGCGAAGCACGTAGATCGTCTC
The sequence above is drawn from the Candidatus Binatia bacterium genome and encodes:
- a CDS encoding cupin domain-containing protein; this translates as MVKSEEARRPVRVEKPWGHELIWAHSGRYAGKILFIRAGHALSYQFHRVKEETIYVLRGTLRVHWSDDDGPPRVEDLEAGSVFHVPPGRRHRFEATGDVELLEASTPELDDIVRLHDRYDRAGS
- a CDS encoding GTP-binding protein, whose translation is MSSPRVAATIVTGFLGSGKTTLLRALLAREEDPRRIALIVNEIGEIGVDGQVLAGFEHAERVVELASGCICCSIDEYRFDLAVDELVRRVDPLLLVIETTGAADPGPVAERLRRCGIGVDSIVCVVDATAWRVAAATRAGRRQVEAADFLVVSKCDVAAPSRVARVKTSLARRNPRASICEAAPGGRFAGAELLLATSSARAAARAAAEEPPTAQSHLDEDAIESFAWKSAVRIDRRAFESALAGLPPQVLRAKGFLHEDEGPTWLFQYVCGRVELSVLEGPAIGGSGARGVFIGTGIRSQRERIVALLERAAQPDEDQVPGLPAAQIAT